The Oncorhynchus mykiss isolate Arlee chromosome 5, USDA_OmykA_1.1, whole genome shotgun sequence DNA window gtcgtcgtgatctctgttggaatcgtccgTCTTTCTGTTGTAAAGTTCATCCGAgcgtctctctctgcttccctgaaGTCTTTTGTGGTtggaatggatacttcagagtaccattcagaaatgttttatagaatagatgtttcggcggatATCGGTCTTCGCATCTCAGGTTGACATAATTTCTctctgcagactagtaattagtacctaagatttgctcttattctttCGGGATTAATAGTCTCAGAATTGAACCATTTCCGctcgtgtagccaatgctccatgtGGTATCgttaggaattcaacaaccattacAACAGTGGCTTAGACTGAGGTTTTTGTGGTCTATGTTCAAACCGTTGCCCCCTCAGCTGACCGAGAGGATTTCTTCAGGTTGAGGTTTTATTTGTAACAGTAGAAAAGAGCTGTCCCATgagccagatcatgtctgtgctcattagggcgggccaatgacttagttaaactttaaaGCGAATACAATTATCTCACATAAAAGGTTAAAACTCACATTACAtgatttcacaaatagtttaatctttactcATTATTTTATACAAGAATTAGACGCAAACCTCATAACGGAGGCtcctgtataaacagagttatggtaatgtggctgtatggtctttcatgaggtcacaaacatgaaacaaaacagaCCGGGTCGTAGCTGGCTTCTCCACCGACCATTTACACAATCTCCAAAATatggatattgttcagttctcaagttcggTGATGCAGAAGAAGTTCctttgctctctctgtgtgtctctttttGCATGGCCAGGAGAagagtctcctccaggaatttacgacctgagataacagaacctgggtgtaggagggagagagggggaagccacTAGCTATACCCGAatagggccacgtcatgacacactctaggattcttcttaacctcattgagcattctgcgctgtgctcttgcagtcatctttgcaggacggccactcctagggagagtagcaacagtgctgaactttctccatttatagaccatTTGTCTTACCGTGAACTGATGAACATCATTTAAGAGAtaattttgtaaccctttccagctttatgcaagtcaacaattcttaatcttgggtCTTCTGAAATCTCTTTTGTTCGAGACGTGGTTCACATCAGACAATGCTTCTCTTGAATAGCAAACTTAAAttgtgtgagtgttttttatagggcagcgCTGCTCTAACCAACACCTCCAATCTTGTTTCAATGATTGTACTCCAGGTTAACTGACTcttgactccaattagcttttggagaagtctaggggttcacatactttttccaaccgacactgtgaatgtttaaattatgtattaaatatagacaagaaaaatattataatttgtgtgttattagtttaagcagactgtatttatctgttgttgtgacttagatgaagatcagatctaattttatgaccaatttatgcagaggGTTCATGTACTTTTTCTTGCactgcaaacatttctccccACCctatagcaaaatgtgtagaattaaaGGAAGTTTCACACTAATgaatagaattgcatgaaatgattTATAAAATTGCTAAATAATCTCTCTGCCCATGGCAACATCTCTACAATTGCAGTGAGGCCAGTTCTGACTGCACGTGctggtatggatgtgggtacgcagacctgCGAGCCACTGCGGCCTCTCATGAGTTCAGAATTTTTGTAGCCcacacccccatcaaagttgcccatccctgacctaCGGTCTTAGTGTGAATACAGTACATTCTCCGGTACCTGATATCGTTAGACACTTCCTTCTCATAGCGTGTGAACCTTGCATCACACTTGTAGATGAGGAGCCATATGAGTATCGCCAGAATGATGATGAGCAGTAGACAACCCACCACAGTACCCACTATCACTCCTGCTCTGTTAGGGGCtagggagatggagggaacaaGCACCAGGTGAAGGAACTTTTTAACTTTTTTTGTGCTTTAAACGTGAGTGAATGACTGAGTGAGGGATTGACTGAATGAGTGACTGAGTGTGTACCTACGTTTGTTAGCTGTCAGTTTGACTCTGCACCTCTCGTCCCCCACAGCATTGGTCACCTCACACATGTAAATCCCCACAAAGCTCTCAGAGTGATTGCTGATCAACAACTCCCCAGTCACACGGTCTCATGGATCACAAAGTATGAAGAGCAGCAATGAACACGTTTATTTTTCATTGCATAACCAGTCAGCTTAGATACAGTTTCTGTTAAAACGTGCTTTGATGCTGTAATTCACCATGAAACCAGTAAAGGTCAGACTTACTCTGTGTGGTTGAGGGTGGGATGggacctcctctttctctcttccatgCGTAGTTGAGGGGAGAGGACCCCTCGGATGACTTGCAGTGCAGGGAGACAGTCTCCCCCACTGCCTCCCCACCCTCCACCCAGCATTTAGGCACCGAAGGACGCACTGACGACAAAGGAATAATAATTACACAAATATCCGCTCTGTCACAGTTTAAAACAACTTAATACATTAAAGAGGACAGTGCTTATTTCTACCTTAACATTAGAAAAGAGACCCATCTGGAATATTACATTTAGGGTAACTACATTGTATTTATTAAATAAAGCCAAGGACACCTTTGCTTGCCAGGGTAGAGAATGACAGGTCTCTGACACTTTCTGAGGTAAGCTTTGTTTCCATTGTTGGATAACAAGGCCACTTTTTTTGTTAGCGCCTCTATTCAGGGTGTAGTACTGTATTTTCTTTTCACCAAAGCTTATTTTCCCACCACACACAATACCGCTCTATTATACGCagggagggagatagacagaaagaattaaagagcagcagagtGAAAAAAAGTGCAGACAAAAGGTAAAAGACAAAAGGTAAAAGACAAAAGGTAAAAGAAAAAAGGTAAAAGAAAAAAAGGTTAAAGAAAAAAAAGGATAGGAAAACTTCGGTTGAGAACGAGAATGGCGAAGCACAGCAAAATAGAACTGACTTAAAGCTGCAGTAACTGTGAGGAAGTTTTAGCTCCAACTGAACTTGTTCTACTCAATAGTCCATAACATTGCCAGTGTGACACTTGTATTTGTGAAAGCACTTTACAAATACTCCGTTTGAAGGTCTTGCTGTACCTTGGAGGTTGTTCAGAAGTACAGTTGGAGGTTCACGAGGTCAAAAGAAACATGACAATGAAAATAAAGAGTGGTGACATTCTCTTGAGGAGAAAACCAACCACATTTTCATGAACTTATTCACCTTAAGATATTCAAGTTGTCACAACTAACTAAAACCAAGCCACACTACAGGTGTGAGTCCAACAGCCAGGCTTAAATAATGCAGCATGTTGACACGTTAGCCCCAAGTTGAAATGTGACGTCTGTCTCACCCATCACGACCAGGGACACTTTCTGCATGTCCACTCCCGGTGACTTCTTGACTTTACACTGGTAGGTGGCAGAATGGGTTGGTGACAGGAAAGCGATGGAGAGGGATGCATCACCCAGGGAAGGGTCGCCAGCAGCAAAGTCCAGCCCCTTAGTTAGACCAGGGTTACCATGGATGTACTTATTCCCACCTGCATAGGACAACAGCTGAAGAAGTCCAGCCCCTTAGTTAGACCAGGGTTACCATGGATGTACTTATTCCCACCTGCATAGGACAACAGCTGAAGAAGTCCAAACATTTGAAAAATCAGAAGAACGGGGGGAAAAAAATCAACAGATGTTTGATATATCTTAGCAACAAGAGGTGAGCAGATGGAAGTAATGGACTTGGTTCTATCCTTGAACTATCTACTTTATCTAACAGTATGTTTTGTGATTGCTTGAAAGGTTGTGGAGAGAACtttatattacaatctgagatcTCACCTAGAATAACTTGGTAACTTCAGTGCCACTTACCAGTTGGTCCTTCTGGGTGGTATCTGggctgaccactgaccactcAATATCCAGCTCTCCAGTGTCCGAGGGGTCAGGTGTGTATGTACACACCAGGGTAATTCTCTCCCCCTGGGCCCTCTGGACGGTCTGAGGACCAGTAGAGGTCAGCTGCATCCCCATGCTGCCAGCTAGGGCCATTCAAATACTGTTACTGTGAACCCTAGCGACAACTTCTCAAGTCTATTGAATTTGACCTTCTAATACTAATtactacagtaggcctactgCTTAGAGAACATAGGAGAGATATTTAGTATTCAGCTTTTTCTTTATAATTTACATCTCCCTGACTATAGTTTTTTAAATGgtgaaaaataaacatttatgcTGTATCCTTGACTTCTATAATAACAACTTGAGATGTTTGTTATTGTGTGTTCTCGTGTTAGTTTGTTAGATGAGCATATTCAAATGAAGTAACTGAGAGATGCAATCAAACTCAACATTTACAGGACACTAGTACATCCTCAAGAGAGAGACAAAAGCCTTCTTGTGAACGAACTGGCAGTATCCACCATGGCAACTCACCTGGAGACCATTACCCAAGGGATGACCAGTGTTAGGATTGCCATCCTTGAATAAATAGACTGTTCTATTCAGTCTGTAACAATCCAGTTTCCAGTGTCGAGTTCAGGAATAAGTTAGTAATAGAAATTAATTACTTCCTCACTTTACAGAttactgtgcatgtgtgtgtgtgcatgtgtgtgtgtgtgcatgtgtgtgtgtgtgcatgtgtgtgtgtgcatgtgtgtttgtgtgtagggtGTTCTTCCTCACCTGCATTGAGAAAAACTGTGATTGCACATATCCCGATCATGGAAGACCATGGGTGAGAGCTAGGAATGCATGGATAGACATTTTGAACCATGGCAACATTAAACAGACAAGCACATAAAGCAATGCTTCGAAAATACATATAGCTCTCTGTGGTGCCCTGCTTGAAAACTAGATGAGCACATGACATGGTGTTCTGAGCGTCCCGGTTTGTGGAGGGACAATTTGTGAAAACACACCTTCATTGCAAAATGAACCTGGATGGAAGAGAAAATAATAGACAAAGTGTTGTGTAGACTGTATTCTTTATATTGTCTGCTGCCTAACTGTCCTGACTTGAACTGTGTAACAGACTTGAAGCAGAGTGTTGAAATAGACAACGTATAAAAAAAGAGCAGGTACACTGAACAAAGAGGTATATATTTGTGAGCTGCGTCACGCTAAAGCATCAGTTATACAGCTGCATCTGCTACACCTAAATTCTGTTCAACCTACacgtacttcaaagtatttttagaATCAAAAAGATAATGTACTGATATTAACAAAATAAAGCAAAATGCTTAGATAAACTATTTCTTCTTGGATAGGGTATTTTGTGAAATGCCTATTGTTTTAGACAGGTAGATCAAAACGTTTTAAAACTAGATGTTCCCTTTGGTTAAAGCACCCAAACAGTAGTTccacaaaaatgtatttatttttcaactgtatTATTCGAAGCCACATAGACTACAACAGTGTTTTCGCACTGCTGTTTTCGCACACTGTTAatgtacacctgttgtttacaaagcatgtcacaaataaaatgtgatatgATTTTATAACAAGGGTTGAAAACAATACAAGGTAGCTCAAAAAACTAAAACGCTCACAATAGCACAAAGGGGAAATCAACGtgacaatgaacacaattcaCCTGAATGAACGTCGCTCATCCAAATGTAGAACCATTCCAATCATTCGACAAAGCATGTCAGCaggttctctttctctgtctcttctgctctttcttcttctctataCCTCATGcctgtcttcctcctccatctcatTAGCATAGGCTAATTTCATTGGACAGTTCTAtcaaaacctgttttctctttttcCAAAGGAACCTTAAAGCAGAATTAGTGTGGACTGCCATAAAGTGTCACCAGCGCTATGGGAGTTACACACATTTGAAAATGTTTAGATTTTGTGGATAGTCACTCTTTGTCAAATATTTTGTTCACTTTGTCGCCTACCATCTGTGGATGAGCTCTGGTTTCAAACAAAGAGCTAAGAGGCCATGGTAATGTGGTCCAAACAGCCATGTCTCAGGTGACAACAAACAGGTTATTCATCTGGTTACTGGTTAGTCCAGGATACACAAGGTGTGGTGGGGAGTGAATCAATTAAATAGATTAAACAACCAAATTGGCTAAAATTGTTAAATTAACTATAGTAATTGGAACAGGACTTCTACATTTCCcattaaaatatgaaataaccAAAACAGAACATTCTTTAGAGATGCAGTCCACAGATCCTCATGTGTGACTGTGAATTGCCTATTTCCTCAAAAACAAATAAGACCAGTTAATATGAATTGCCTCTAAAATAAACCCCAGTCAACCCTTAAATTATGCCAGCCCCCTCAGCAGGTACTACAATTTACCATAAGGTTTTTCTTGTTTGTCCATAAATATTCCTGTAACATTGCATGACATTAGCATTATTTGTGGCTTTAATTTCCTGGACATGCAGTATCCCATCCCAGATGAAGACAGATGAAacatggagcaggttttcatcaaggatctctctctactttgctccgttcatctttccctcaatcctgaccagactcccagtccctgccgctgaaaaacatccccacagcatgatgctgtcaccaccatgcttcacagtagggatggtgccaggtttcctccagacgtgatgctcgGCATTCatgccagagttcaatcttggtttcatcagaccagagaatgttgttttctcCCACTACTAATCCAATGATTATGTTACCGTATGTGAGACTGGTAGTCAGATTGCTGCCTTGGAAACGTTTGTGTTAAATCATTAATATCATGACATGTGTTATGTCATCCTtatgacagctttatgtaggccttaTGGAGGGTTGAAGCAATGTGTTACTAAAAGAAGAGCCATGATGTATCTATAATTGTTGTGATATACCGCAGGTCAAGGACTAGACTGTGACTGTTGGATTCAGTGTTAAAATGAAAATAATATTGAGAATAAATAAGATATGTGCATAGAAGCCTGGAGCAACAGGCAATAACTGCACAATAAACTATAGCCTACACATATGGAGCTAATCTTTATCCTATGCATTGGGCCTTCATGACCTTCTACCCAGTCATTGGGCCTTCATGACCTTCTACCCAGTTTTGCTAAATCATGTGCCAACTAGGCTATATGCTGTTGGGTTTTTTCTTCCAGTCCCGAAGTCATCCACATGACTGTTTATGGCTCGATTATGTAAACGACTTATCTGGTGTAAAAGTTTGATAAAGCAGTTACAGTCTTCAGTACGAAACATTTAGCCAACAGTTAAATTAGAATAGTCCAAGTTTTCAGAGTTTTGCAGTCATGACTGAAGAAACGTGGGATGTTGTTATTGTCGGCGCTGGGCTGTCAGGACTGAGTGCTGCTCAGACTCTGCGGAAGAGAAATGGCAAACTCAGAATATTAATTCTGGAAGGAAAAGGTTTGACAAAACTGTTTGGCATTCATTATGCAGCGAAACAATCAACGTTCTCCGCATCTAGCCTGTGACAGCGGCTTCGACGCGTCCCATTTGCTGTCATAGAAATTAAGTTGTGGCCTGTCATTTGTTTACGTGGCTAATTTTGAGGAGCAGAAATCACAGTCCAAGAATATGAAATATTTTAACAATTCGTAACAGAATTATAAAGCAACACTATTATAAATATGAACATTTAATGCAATTGAAGGTGTATGTGTTTTTCCAGACCGGGTAGGAGGACGAACTGTTACCCAGGAATTACTTGCCGCCCACGGCATTGATCGCTGGGACATGGGAGGGCAGTGGGTTGGCAGGTAGGTTCTTggaacagcctggtctcatagactgaatgtaacatagtaaacgtaaatccgggACGTTCAAATTAGTATGGCATGTTACTTataatgttagctaacccttccttcCATAACCCTAACCgcaaccctttaacctaactcctaaccctaaaccctaaccataacccctagcctagctaatgttagtcacctaacaaattggaattcgtaacatatcatatgtttaGCAAATGTTTTACATATTGTACACATTTCAATTCATAACATATTCTACCAATTataatttgtatgatatgttacgaattgcaattcatatCATACGAAATCGACGATGGACCCCCATAAAttatacataccatacaaaacacaACATATTCATAGGCATATCCtgaatttacatttactatgttacctCTACCACTGAGTTTACTTGGAATGGTGCCTTGTCACTCAGTGCGGTAGTGGTAAATGCAAAATCATTTCATACATTGGAGGTGTTACAATTGGGTTTAGCCTAACTTCATAATCAATGTAGGGTGAAGAATCAATTAGgcttacatgtaatctgattggGCCTACAAAAAAACTATAACTGTAAacaaatacttttgaaaaacaaGAGGATTATTTCTTGGATTACTTCataattcagaaaggatgtttgggggaaaaaaatacattaatgagacctttctgttttctcattgacgttcaattcagcattgaaaaagttTGTTCCATTTGTGTTTGGGTAATCCCCAAAATACATtaatgattacaattttggacaggtaactagtaactaacggattacatttaaaaAGAAACCAAACCTGTCATCATATGTAGCTTCATCTCAACAACATTGTCTAAATGATGAATGGTGAAGTAATGAAGAACAATTTATCAATGGTAATTTGTCATCCAGCCAAGCAGAGCAGTGGCATTATGAAGGGAATTAATGTGCCTCTTTGCAGTACATTGAACATGGACTGACTGATTTTTGCTTACCTTTGGAAAGAAACAAAGTTCATACATAGTTTACATTCATAAGGATGACAAGTGGAAGTGCCAACTAGTACAGTACATTTCAGTCATTGATATTCCATTATACTGCATAAGCCTATGAAAAAGGCCCATGAAATTCCCTCTCACACAGTCCCATTCCCAAGCTTTTGGAGGGAATGAACAAAACAGAACAGGACATATCTGTGTTCCGAGAGTACTGCAAAGTAGGAGAGCTTTGAGGAAATCACAAAAGCTGCTATCAATACATCCCAAAAAGGAGACATGATTACTACAGGAGAATAATAGTGGGCCTCATCCAGGACAGAAATCATTACAAATCGACTTACTGGGACGCACTTAGACACAGGCTTAGAACGATTATATAGATTACTATCGACCTGGAGCGAAGACTGGTAGAGGCCACTGCTGCACCCAGGCAGCTAAGACGGTTGTCATTGTGTCGTCTGTCAGGTGGTGCAAAGAGGACAGGAACCTCTTAGACCTACGGTAGTAGAGGGATGCAGTCAGAACATGGAACAGACTATTATTTATTATGGGGAAAGAAAGTGATCATTTGACATGCACCACATAAGTTTAAATGTGTCACTCTCTCAGGAGTTTAGAGACTTCAGCGGACTGTGATAAAAGAGGGAGGGTGCATACCAGaatcacactactgagcctcagcTTGGATAAATAATCAGCCTCATCATAGATTTATTTTCAGCACATTCAAATCAAGAAATGAATAAATTAACTGAAACATTTTTGATGAAATAATGGACAATGTatgttcccactgggcacacactggttgaatcccAAAAACGTTCACGtcaaattacgttgaaccaacgtggaatagacgttgaattaaCTTCTTTGCCCAGTGGGTTGATTTTATATTTAGTCTCGGTTGACCTTGCTGTTAAAATCAAAGTCAAAAGATGATCACTCTGCTAATCTAACTGTTGTTGTCCCTCTTACCTCAGCACTCAGACATACGTCATGGACCTCATTCAGGAGTTTGGCCTGgaggtctacacacaatacaccacagGCAAGAAAGTACACCACGTTGGTGGTCCTCGTGCCAAGGTTcgcagcagcagcaccagtatCCCTGCCCTCTCTACACTGGTGCTACTGGACCTGTCACAGCTCGTCTGGAAGGTAGGGGACTAACTcttttcaaacctctcctctgagaCCTCCAGACGTTTCACAATTGTGTTGTAGCCCTGaatcatactgaacaaaaaatataaacacaaagtatcgttcccatgtttcatgagctgaaataaaagatccctgaaatgttccatacacagcttatttctctcaaatgctgtgcacaaattgggttacatccctgttagtgagcatttcttctttgccaagataatccatccacctgacagacgtgccatatcaagaagctgattaaacagcgtgatcattacacaggtgcaccttgtgctgggggacaataaaaggccactctaaaatgtgcaattttgtcacacaatgccacaaatctctcaagttttgagggagcttgcaattggcatgctgcctgcaggaatgtccaccacagctgttgccagagaatgtaatgttaatttctctaccataagccacctccaacgtcgttttagagaatttgacagtacgtctaaccagcttcacaaccgcagatcacgtgtaaccacgccagcctaggacctccacatccggcttcttcacctgcaatatcgtctgagaccagccacccggacagctgatgaaactgaggagtatttctgtctgtaataatgcgGTTTGggaggaaaaactcattctgattggctggacctgaCTCCCCATGCCTGcgtccctgcccagtcatgtgaaatccatagattagggccaaatgaattgatttcaattgactgatttctttatatgaactgtaactcagtaaaattgttgaaattgttgcatgttgccagATTCAGCTATTCAAGGGCTTGAAAATTAGTttacaagttgaatcaggtgtgctagctgtGGAATAGTTAAAATTCATGCAAAATGCTGGGGGTTCCAAAGAGGTTTGAAAACCTCTGGTCTATCTAACAGTAAATCAAACTGAGAAACAGCTAATTAAAATACTCAGCCTGTGCTGATGACTCACTTAAACAAATGAATACTAGACAAACATGAATTTGTTTGTCTAGAAAAGTAATTAATTGTTTGTATTGTATTTTGAGATGAACTTAATCAACATCGTCCTAGTAGTTTTGTTAATTATGTGATGAATTGATGTGATGCCCTAAATGGGATGTGTTAATTATATTTTAAATTAATCATGCTGTGTTAATGTGAGTGTGGTCTCGCTTCATAATCATGGCACAGAAACACAATGTTAATGTAgccaatgtgaaatggcttgcTGGTTAGCGTTGCGAGCTAGTTACGTTCAATTGGTGACGTGAcccgctctgagaccttgaagaagTTGTTTCCCTCGCTCAACAATAGCTGCGAGTTTTGTAGAGGGACGGTAACATTGCTTTGTGACAGTCGATCTGTTCAGAGcatccctggttcgagcccaggttgagGCAAGAGGGATGGAAGCAACACCGTTACATTAACGTATCCAGTGAACACCAGGAAGATTTTTTTAAAAGCGGCTTCAAAGAATAGTTCCAAAGCCAGAGCAGAAAATATGAATAGTGAATACTGTTATATTCCTTAATACATACATTttagctgtctctgtctgttacaTCAAGCTTTTAGCTGTCTCAGTGGTTTAGATCATTAATGTGTATGCATTATCATTaatgtgtgtgcatacatgtatGTGCTGTGTGTCAGATTGACAGGTTGAGTTCCACAGTGTCAGTGGAGGACCCCATGAAGACCCCCAATGCCCAGGAGTTGGACAGTATGACCCTACATTCCTACATAGAGAAACATGCCTGGACAGAAGGTGAGCAGCACCACCTCTCACACTTCACCCCACTCACTAAGAACTtgccaacaaaacaacacaaaggGCAAGTACACCAAAGACTTGTTGTCGATTTTTTAAATTGTTATTGTTTTTTAATAGTGTGGGTATAGACAACAGCAGAGCTGGGATACGGTCCAACATTTGGGTCAAGATACCGCGAGAACCAACGAAAAATCAGGTCGAAGTGTTTAAAATTGAGTTTATTACAGATTCAGAGCTGGGTGTTCCACTATACGTTTGCCCTGCTAGAAAATGAATGGATTTGATTTTCCCCTACCGTGCCTAGAGGATGCTCTCAAGTGTTCCTGGGTAATGTGCATCCTGCCTCAGGCACAGCCAGAGGGCTTGGGTGATGGATGGCCACATCTCTTAGAAGAACCATCTATTACGTATAGTCAGGTgaaaaatgattggcacccttgatgaagatgaggaaataaataataatacaaatactgagctatataagttttggtctctgtctctctctctctgtctctctctctctctctctctctctctctctctgtctccctctctctctctctctctctctctctgtctccctctctctctctctctctgtcactctctctgtctccctctctctctctctctgtctctctctctctctctctctctctgtctctctctctctctatctctctctcttctgtctctctctctctctctctctctctctctctctctctctctctctctctctctctctctgtctccctgtctccagaGATGAAGGAGGAGATGGGTGTGTGCAGCCGGGTTGTGTTTGGTATGGAGCCCAATCAGATGTCCTTCCTCTACTTCCTCATGTATGCTGCAGCAGCTGGAGGTGTCCTGTGCCTGCTGGAGAGCACCCCAGGCTCAGCACAGGAGTTCAGGGTCAAGGTGACCTGGGATGGGCTCTACcgctttctctgcc harbors:
- the vsig8a gene encoding V-set and immunoglobulin domain-containing protein 8a codes for the protein MLCRMIGMVLHLDERRSFSSHPWSSMIGICAITVFLNAAGSMGMQLTSTGPQTVQRAQGERITLVCTYTPDPSDTGELDIEWSVVSPDTTQKDQLLLSYAGGNKYIHGNPGLTKGLDFAAGDPSLGDASLSIAFLSPTHSATYQCKVKKSPGVDMQKVSLVVMVRPSVPKCWVEGGEAVGETVSLHCKSSEGSSPLNYAWKRERGGPIPPSTTQNRVTGELLISNHSESFVGIYMCEVTNAVGDERCRVKLTANKPPNRAGVIVGTVVGCLLLIIILAILIWLLIYKCDARFTRYEKEVSNDIREDVPAPESRPHSRGSSRGASLHPGVAYSQVGMQQTGHSDRGHTHIPSSSTGYTPVKYDSRYGFAV